A section of the Thermotoga caldifontis AZM44c09 genome encodes:
- a CDS encoding D-2-hydroxyacid dehydrogenase, which yields MIRVHVNDPLEKEAMEILKSKPQLKVTCEHLDKEKLLELIPEIEVLIVRSATKVTADLIERAAKLRLICRAGVGLDNIDVEAAQKKGVKVLNTPGASAVSVAELTFGLMLSAARHIAKGTMDLKNGLWTKKELEGVELFGKTLGIIGLGTIGKEVAKRALAFGMNVVAYDPYVKHFEGVKLTSLDELYAVSDFITLHVPLTSETKHLINAEAIAKMKNGVIIVNASRGGVIDEAALYDALVSRKVYAAALDVFEIEPPTDELRKKLLQLPYVVATPHIGASTVEAQARVAKELLQRLFEELKI from the coding sequence ATGATCAGGGTTCACGTGAACGATCCGCTGGAAAAGGAAGCGATGGAAATCCTCAAATCCAAACCGCAGCTCAAGGTTACCTGCGAGCACCTCGACAAAGAAAAGCTCCTCGAATTGATCCCAGAAATCGAGGTCCTCATTGTAAGAAGTGCCACGAAGGTCACAGCCGACCTGATCGAGAGAGCCGCCAAGCTCAGGTTGATCTGCAGAGCGGGCGTTGGACTGGACAACATAGACGTTGAAGCTGCACAGAAAAAGGGTGTCAAAGTTCTGAACACACCCGGCGCCAGCGCGGTGTCGGTGGCTGAACTCACGTTCGGCCTCATGCTTTCTGCCGCCAGGCATATAGCTAAAGGAACCATGGATCTGAAGAATGGCCTGTGGACGAAAAAAGAACTCGAGGGAGTCGAACTGTTCGGCAAGACGCTGGGCATAATAGGACTTGGAACGATCGGAAAAGAAGTGGCAAAGAGGGCCCTTGCCTTCGGAATGAACGTCGTAGCCTACGATCCGTACGTGAAACACTTCGAAGGTGTGAAACTGACCAGCTTGGACGAACTCTACGCCGTTTCCGATTTCATCACTCTGCACGTGCCACTGACCAGCGAAACTAAACATTTGATAAACGCCGAAGCTATCGCAAAAATGAAAAACGGTGTGATCATCGTGAATGCGTCCCGTGGAGGAGTCATAGACGAAGCGGCATTGTACGATGCTCTCGTCTCAAGAAAGGTGTACGCGGCGGCCCTGGACGTCTTCGAGATCGAACCTCCCACCGATGAACTCAGAAAGAAACTGCTACAGCTTCCTTACGTTGTGGCAACTCCACACATAGGAGCTTCGACGGTGGAAGCGCAGGCGAGAGTGGCAAAAGAACTGCTCCAGAGGCTGTTCGAAGAGCTGAAAATATGA
- a CDS encoding nucleotidyl cyclase domain-containing protein: protein MRVYVELSDKDTEEKIRSAILTCGGVTVARQIDADIFVGETVHPFLGTVLVSTEVPADLTGVIDVILPSQALEYYRMKFKMISCYVSYKLGLEDFLNEEMYKSQRYGFPLSVLMAHLSNFDVQFLQRIYSIFKRQARESDRFFIFNESIVAVLPYTNLDGAKVFARRLLRRSRTLSFGERTPELVVSVSQASSEDDAFDLLGKLEEAIKKAIQTGQRIVAV, encoded by the coding sequence ATGAGAGTGTACGTTGAACTGTCTGACAAAGACACGGAAGAAAAGATACGCTCAGCGATTTTGACGTGCGGCGGAGTTACTGTCGCTCGCCAGATCGACGCAGATATCTTCGTAGGTGAAACGGTGCATCCGTTCCTCGGCACCGTCCTCGTTTCTACTGAGGTTCCGGCTGACCTCACCGGTGTGATCGACGTCATTCTACCTTCGCAGGCGCTGGAATATTACCGGATGAAATTCAAAATGATCTCGTGTTATGTTTCGTACAAGTTGGGTCTGGAGGATTTCTTGAACGAGGAGATGTACAAGTCTCAGAGGTATGGTTTTCCCCTGAGTGTCCTCATGGCACACTTATCGAATTTTGACGTTCAGTTTCTGCAGAGGATCTACAGCATTTTCAAAAGGCAGGCCCGAGAATCTGACAGGTTCTTCATTTTCAACGAGTCTATCGTTGCGGTGCTGCCTTACACGAACCTCGACGGTGCAAAGGTTTTTGCACGGAGGCTTCTGAGGAGATCGAGGACCTTGAGTTTTGGAGAAAGAACTCCCGAGCTGGTCGTTTCCGTGAGCCAGGCTTCATCCGAGGACGACGCGTTCGATCTGCTTGGAAAGTTGGAAGAAGCCATCAAGAAAGCGATTCAAACAGGTCAAAGAATCGTGGCCGTTTAA
- the pdxT gene encoding pyridoxal 5'-phosphate synthase glutaminase subunit PdxT, which produces MIIGVLALQGDFREHIWSLQRLGVEAFAVKSVSDLERIDGLIIPGGESTSIGRIAKVTGVGEKIVELAKQGLPIYGTCAGMILMAKRIVDHPDQYRFGLMDIAVRRNAYGRQIDSFETYLDVENIGRVKAVFIRAPMVVEVSDNVEVLARYENVPVLVKQGNLLASSFHPELTDDLRIHAYFVKMVADQHESVR; this is translated from the coding sequence TTGATCATCGGTGTACTCGCGTTGCAGGGAGACTTCAGGGAACACATCTGGTCGTTGCAGAGGCTTGGGGTTGAAGCGTTCGCGGTGAAGAGCGTTTCGGACCTTGAGAGGATCGATGGTTTGATCATACCGGGTGGTGAATCGACGAGCATCGGCAGGATCGCGAAGGTGACCGGTGTTGGTGAAAAGATCGTAGAACTTGCAAAGCAGGGTCTGCCCATCTACGGTACCTGTGCGGGTATGATACTGATGGCGAAACGGATCGTGGACCACCCAGATCAGTACCGCTTCGGTTTGATGGACATCGCCGTGCGACGCAACGCCTACGGTAGACAGATCGATAGCTTTGAGACTTATCTCGACGTTGAGAACATCGGAAGAGTGAAAGCTGTTTTCATAAGGGCCCCGATGGTGGTTGAAGTGTCTGACAACGTCGAGGTCCTGGCGAGGTACGAGAACGTACCTGTCCTGGTGAAACAGGGCAATTTGCTCGCGAGCTCTTTCCATCCCGAACTAACGGATGATCTGAGGATACACGCGTATTTTGTGAAAATGGTAGCTGATCAACATGAGAGTGTACGTTGA
- the pdxS gene encoding pyridoxal 5'-phosphate synthase lyase subunit PdxS yields the protein MTEKGTWLVKKGFAEMFKGGVIMDVTNAEQAKIAEEAGAVAVMALERVPADIRKAGGVARMASIAKIKEIMEAVSIPVMAKVRIGHIAEARILEALGVDFIDESEVLTPADDRFHINKHEFKVPFVCGARDLGEALRRIAEGAAMIRTKGEAGTGNVVEAVKHMRRVMDEIRRVQTMADEELVSYAKEIGAPVELVREVKRLGRLPVVNFAAGGIATPADAALMMMLGADGVFVGSGIFKSKDPVKMARAMVLAVTYWNDPEMLLKISEDIGEPMPGLEIEALEVHMQERGW from the coding sequence ATGACAGAAAAAGGTACGTGGCTCGTCAAAAAGGGATTCGCCGAGATGTTCAAAGGTGGCGTCATCATGGACGTTACGAACGCTGAGCAGGCTAAGATAGCGGAAGAAGCGGGTGCGGTGGCGGTCATGGCGCTCGAACGCGTACCAGCGGACATAAGAAAAGCTGGTGGCGTTGCGAGGATGGCAAGCATAGCCAAGATAAAGGAGATCATGGAGGCCGTGAGCATACCCGTCATGGCGAAGGTGAGGATAGGACACATCGCGGAGGCGAGGATCCTCGAAGCGCTGGGAGTGGACTTCATCGACGAATCGGAAGTGCTCACACCGGCGGACGATAGGTTCCACATCAACAAGCACGAATTCAAAGTGCCGTTCGTGTGCGGAGCAAGGGATCTGGGAGAAGCTTTGAGGAGGATCGCCGAAGGTGCCGCGATGATCAGAACGAAGGGTGAAGCCGGCACGGGAAACGTGGTCGAGGCTGTGAAACACATGAGAAGGGTCATGGACGAGATCAGAAGGGTTCAGACCATGGCCGATGAGGAGCTCGTCAGCTACGCCAAAGAGATAGGAGCGCCGGTGGAACTCGTTCGGGAGGTGAAGAGGCTCGGCCGTCTGCCCGTCGTGAACTTCGCCGCTGGTGGTATCGCCACGCCGGCCGATGCCGCACTGATGATGATGCTGGGCGCCGATGGCGTGTTCGTTGGCTCTGGTATATTCAAGTCCAAAGATCCAGTAAAGATGGCGCGCGCCATGGTCCTCGCGGTGACTTACTGGAACGACCCTGAGATGCTGTTGAAGATCTCGGAAGATATAGGTGAACCCATGCCCGGTCTGGAAATAGAGGCTCTCGAAGTGCACATGCAAGAGAGAGGGTGGTAA
- a CDS encoding nicotinate phosphoribosyltransferase: MRKKRLDPKVFKVPIDRIRGNYYSDIYFVRYVEVLKRDNRHPWVLYQFFPRRDCVVAGLDEALAILRFATGYYKDEEKAKELFKEILNVDRMIQAAAVEMDTDAVISYTKRKWDLRLKLDSLWVDKWDEIEVRALYDGDEAKEWEPIMVIEGDPTYFGYLETVLLGVIARATSTATAVREVVKAARGKPVLYFSARFDHYWVQATDGYAALCGGAFGVSTDANADYWGVESMGTMPHALIAAYEGSTEAAAIAFDKHMPENVRRIVLVDWDNDVIGTTFRVVKAFYEYHMKKPFKLGETDPSPIIGEGKGKIWGVRFDTSGNMRDVSVVPRDESSLGVCPELVWRARQEFDKVGLKDLKIVVSGGFDAKKIELFELLNVPVDVYAVGSKLLRQKVDITADVVEVNGKPCAKAGRFKRDLSRLEPVPKRYWEEV; encoded by the coding sequence ATGAGGAAAAAGAGGCTCGATCCTAAGGTTTTCAAGGTCCCCATCGACAGAATAAGGGGTAACTACTACTCGGACATATATTTCGTTAGGTACGTGGAGGTTCTCAAGAGAGACAACAGACACCCCTGGGTGCTCTATCAGTTCTTCCCGAGGAGAGACTGCGTGGTTGCAGGCCTGGACGAGGCCCTGGCCATACTGAGGTTCGCCACCGGTTATTACAAGGATGAGGAGAAGGCCAAGGAACTCTTCAAGGAGATCCTCAACGTGGACAGGATGATCCAAGCGGCGGCGGTAGAGATGGACACGGACGCCGTGATAAGTTATACGAAACGCAAGTGGGATTTGAGGCTCAAGCTCGACAGCCTTTGGGTCGACAAGTGGGATGAGATAGAAGTTCGTGCCCTCTACGATGGAGACGAAGCGAAGGAATGGGAGCCCATCATGGTGATAGAGGGTGACCCAACGTATTTCGGTTATCTGGAAACCGTTCTGCTCGGAGTCATTGCGCGTGCCACGAGTACGGCCACCGCGGTACGAGAAGTTGTGAAGGCTGCGCGGGGCAAACCGGTGCTGTATTTCAGTGCGCGGTTCGATCATTACTGGGTACAGGCTACGGACGGCTATGCGGCACTCTGCGGAGGTGCGTTCGGCGTATCGACGGATGCGAACGCGGACTACTGGGGTGTGGAATCGATGGGAACCATGCCCCACGCACTCATAGCGGCGTACGAAGGCAGTACCGAAGCGGCCGCGATAGCTTTCGACAAGCACATGCCGGAGAACGTGAGAAGGATCGTGCTGGTGGACTGGGACAACGACGTGATAGGTACAACGTTCAGGGTTGTGAAAGCTTTCTACGAATACCACATGAAGAAACCGTTCAAACTCGGTGAGACGGACCCATCCCCCATAATCGGTGAGGGCAAAGGAAAGATATGGGGTGTGAGGTTCGATACATCGGGTAACATGAGGGACGTCTCGGTCGTCCCGAGGGATGAATCTTCGCTCGGTGTGTGCCCAGAGTTGGTCTGGCGAGCGCGCCAGGAGTTCGACAAGGTTGGCCTGAAGGATCTGAAGATCGTCGTTTCTGGTGGGTTCGATGCGAAGAAGATAGAGCTCTTCGAGTTACTCAACGTTCCCGTCGATGTTTACGCGGTGGGTTCGAAACTCTTGAGACAGAAGGTGGACATAACCGCGGACGTGGTCGAAGTCAACGGGAAACCGTGTGCGAAAGCTGGCAGGTTCAAGCGTGACCTGTCGCGTCTCGAACCGGTACCGAAACGTTACTGGGAGGAGGTGTGA
- a CDS encoding cysteine hydrolase family protein, whose protein sequence is MRALLLIDLQKDFVEPGGALYFPKAESVLPLVLDLVEKYKQENLPIITTQDWHEEDDAEFRIWPKHCVKDTHGAELVKRLKDSLAGYEKHIAVRKTRYSAFYGTHFEEILKSHGIDEVEVCGVVTHICVLFTVEELRNRNIRTIVRKDGVASYDENLHTCALRLMSEVLRAEVV, encoded by the coding sequence GTGCGAGCGTTGCTCTTAATAGACCTACAGAAAGATTTCGTAGAACCGGGTGGGGCACTGTACTTTCCCAAGGCGGAGTCGGTGCTCCCACTCGTTTTGGATTTGGTTGAAAAGTACAAGCAGGAGAACCTGCCGATCATCACCACTCAGGATTGGCACGAAGAAGACGATGCGGAGTTTCGTATCTGGCCGAAGCACTGTGTCAAAGACACCCATGGTGCGGAGCTGGTGAAACGGTTGAAGGATTCCTTAGCAGGTTACGAAAAGCACATAGCCGTGCGCAAAACGCGCTACAGTGCGTTCTATGGGACCCACTTTGAGGAGATCTTGAAATCACACGGTATCGATGAAGTCGAAGTGTGTGGTGTTGTGACACACATCTGTGTTCTCTTCACAGTTGAAGAGCTGAGAAACAGGAATATAAGAACGATCGTCAGAAAAGATGGAGTGGCTTCTTACGATGAGAACCTCCACACCTGTGCTCTGCGGTTGATGAGTGAAGTGTTGCGCGCCGAGGTGGTTTGA
- a CDS encoding thiamine pyrophosphate-dependent enzyme, with protein sequence MPLTMKKLAEIFTNRETGLTQGHRMCPGCGAPMTVKIVLMVAKALGYEPVIGFATGCMEVSSTIFPYTSWSVPYIHNAFENVAATISGVETAYRALKKAGKIPSDKKYAFIAFGGDGGTYDIGLQSLSGALERGHKMLYVLYDNEGYMNTGNQRSGSTPPGADTTTAPVGKLLPGKLQLKKNIVEIVAGHEDVYAATVTTGEPMDFINKVEKALQFDGPAFIAALSPCVRYWRMDESKSVDITKLAVQTKYWPLYEVERGVYRVTRKPTSFKPVAEFVKAQGRFRLLLQRPDAEEIINELQQYVDRRWERLLALEEATKDKPIR encoded by the coding sequence ATGCCGTTGACAATGAAGAAGCTGGCGGAGATCTTTACGAATAGAGAAACAGGTCTAACACAGGGTCACAGGATGTGCCCTGGTTGTGGCGCACCGATGACGGTGAAGATAGTCTTGATGGTCGCCAAGGCTCTGGGATACGAACCGGTGATAGGTTTCGCCACGGGCTGTATGGAAGTTTCTTCCACCATATTCCCTTACACCTCTTGGAGCGTACCTTACATACACAACGCGTTCGAAAACGTTGCGGCAACCATCAGCGGCGTTGAGACAGCCTACAGGGCATTGAAAAAAGCTGGAAAAATTCCATCGGACAAGAAGTACGCCTTCATCGCGTTCGGAGGGGACGGTGGCACGTACGATATAGGCCTGCAGTCATTGTCTGGAGCGCTGGAGAGAGGACACAAAATGCTCTACGTTCTGTACGACAATGAAGGCTACATGAACACGGGAAACCAGCGATCGGGGTCCACACCGCCGGGTGCCGATACCACGACCGCACCCGTTGGGAAGCTGCTACCTGGAAAGCTTCAACTCAAGAAAAACATAGTGGAGATAGTGGCGGGGCATGAAGACGTGTACGCGGCCACCGTGACGACGGGTGAACCGATGGACTTCATAAATAAAGTTGAAAAGGCGCTTCAGTTCGATGGACCTGCTTTCATAGCAGCTCTGAGCCCCTGTGTGAGGTACTGGAGGATGGACGAGAGTAAGTCAGTCGATATAACCAAACTTGCGGTTCAGACCAAGTACTGGCCACTGTACGAGGTCGAGAGAGGGGTTTACAGAGTCACGAGAAAGCCGACGAGTTTCAAACCGGTCGCCGAGTTCGTTAAAGCTCAGGGAAGGTTCAGACTCCTGTTGCAGAGGCCCGATGCTGAGGAGATAATAAACGAACTTCAGCAGTACGTTGACAGGCGCTGGGAGAGGCTGCTCGCACTCGAGGAGGCGACGAAAGACAAGCCGATCAGATGA
- the porA gene encoding pyruvate synthase subunit PorA yields MTGKKILAITGAEAAAYAMKQIEPDVVAAYPITPQTPIVEYFAKYVADGEVRTEMIPVESEHSAMSAVVGAAAAGARAMTATSAQGLALMLEIVYIASSLRLPIVMGVVNRALSAPINIHCDHSDAMMARDSGWIQLFCEDVQEVYDFTILAVRLAEHEDVRLPVMVNQDGFILSHGVEPVEVLPDEVVKKFVGELKPIYPLLDTDHPVTYGPLDLYDYYFEHKRQQIEAMKNAYRVFPLIAEEFYKISGRKYNYVEPYRMEDAEYVMVALGSSNGTIKDVVDELREKGKKVGLLKIWMFRPFPKAEIQRYLTARKAVVVLDRAASFGAEAPLYEAVKSALYEVAVRPLMGSFVYGLGGRDLKPEHVRYAFERAMALDLVADREEYLGLRE; encoded by the coding sequence ATGACAGGCAAAAAGATCTTGGCCATAACCGGTGCGGAAGCGGCCGCGTACGCGATGAAACAGATAGAGCCGGACGTTGTCGCGGCCTATCCCATCACACCGCAAACACCGATCGTTGAATACTTCGCGAAATACGTTGCAGACGGTGAGGTTCGTACGGAAATGATACCTGTCGAGAGTGAGCATTCCGCGATGAGCGCGGTCGTGGGTGCTGCTGCAGCGGGTGCCAGAGCGATGACCGCAACGAGCGCCCAGGGACTCGCGTTGATGCTCGAGATAGTCTACATAGCTTCCTCTCTGAGACTACCCATCGTCATGGGCGTGGTGAACAGAGCCCTGAGCGCGCCGATCAACATACATTGTGATCACAGTGATGCGATGATGGCGAGAGATTCAGGATGGATTCAGCTGTTCTGTGAAGACGTTCAGGAAGTGTACGATTTCACCATCCTCGCTGTTCGTCTCGCCGAGCACGAAGATGTGAGACTACCCGTCATGGTCAACCAGGACGGCTTCATCCTCTCGCACGGTGTCGAACCCGTCGAGGTTTTACCGGATGAAGTGGTGAAGAAGTTCGTCGGGGAACTGAAACCGATCTACCCGTTGCTCGACACGGATCATCCTGTAACCTACGGCCCACTGGACCTGTACGATTACTACTTCGAGCACAAGAGACAGCAGATAGAGGCTATGAAGAACGCGTACAGGGTGTTCCCACTGATAGCCGAGGAGTTCTACAAGATCAGTGGGCGCAAGTACAACTACGTCGAACCGTACAGGATGGAAGATGCGGAGTACGTTATGGTCGCTCTCGGTTCATCGAATGGAACCATAAAAGATGTGGTTGACGAGCTGCGTGAGAAAGGCAAGAAAGTTGGTCTTCTGAAGATATGGATGTTCAGGCCATTCCCCAAGGCCGAGATTCAGAGATACTTGACCGCGCGAAAGGCAGTCGTCGTTCTCGATAGGGCAGCCTCGTTCGGGGCCGAGGCACCGCTCTATGAAGCGGTCAAGTCTGCGCTCTACGAAGTGGCTGTGAGACCGTTGATGGGATCCTTCGTTTACGGACTCGGTGGAAGAGATCTGAAGCCTGAACACGTGAGGTATGCGTTCGAAAGGGCCATGGCACTCGATCTGGTTGCTGACAGGGAAGAGTACCTTGGCCTGAGAGAATGA
- the porD gene encoding pyruvate synthase subunit PorD encodes MAELKKWHELPIAGLIIEPGTARKYRTGDWRVRRPVYDRSKCIDCMFCWFYCPDQAIVQENGVMKGIDYFYCKGCGVCANVCPKSAIEMRPETEFIREED; translated from the coding sequence GTGGCTGAACTGAAGAAGTGGCACGAGCTACCGATTGCTGGTTTGATCATAGAGCCGGGAACGGCACGCAAGTACAGAACGGGTGACTGGCGAGTCAGAAGGCCTGTGTACGATAGGTCGAAATGCATCGACTGCATGTTCTGCTGGTTCTACTGCCCCGATCAGGCGATCGTTCAGGAAAACGGAGTCATGAAGGGTATCGACTACTTTTACTGCAAGGGTTGCGGAGTCTGCGCGAACGTCTGTCCCAAATCTGCGATAGAGATGCGCCCCGAGACAGAGTTCATCAGGGAGGAGGACTGA
- a CDS encoding 2-oxoacid:acceptor oxidoreductase family protein: protein MPAKYFEIRWHSRAGQGAKSAAQLVAEAVLEGGKYAQAFPEYGAERSGAPMRAFNRISEGRIRVHHSVENPDVVVVIDDTLLSPGIVAGLKEDGVLIVNTKHSIDFVRKKTNFNGRVCVINATDIALEEIKRGVPNTVMLGTLARVTGLIDLQVVEKKIREMFERKLPEEMIQANIKALKRGYEEVQCSG, encoded by the coding sequence GTGCCCGCGAAATATTTCGAGATCAGATGGCACTCCAGGGCTGGTCAGGGAGCGAAGAGCGCGGCCCAGCTCGTGGCAGAGGCGGTTCTGGAAGGAGGAAAGTACGCGCAGGCTTTTCCGGAGTACGGGGCCGAAAGGTCCGGGGCGCCCATGAGGGCCTTCAACAGGATCAGTGAAGGTAGGATCAGAGTTCATCACTCGGTGGAGAATCCTGACGTGGTGGTAGTTATCGACGACACCTTGCTCTCTCCGGGTATAGTTGCAGGTTTGAAAGAGGACGGCGTTCTCATAGTGAACACGAAGCACTCCATCGATTTTGTGAGGAAGAAAACGAACTTCAACGGCAGGGTGTGCGTTATCAACGCTACGGATATAGCCCTCGAGGAAATCAAGAGAGGCGTTCCGAACACGGTGATGCTGGGGACACTCGCGCGCGTTACAGGGTTGATCGACCTTCAGGTCGTCGAAAAGAAGATAAGGGAGATGTTCGAGCGGAAGCTCCCAGAAGAAATGATCCAGGCGAACATCAAGGCGCTCAAGCGCGGTTACGAGGAGGTGCAATGCAGTGGCTGA
- a CDS encoding glycoside hydrolase family 57 protein yields MNGYFVLVLHSHLPYVNHPNHDLYLEERWYVEAVLESYIPLLMMFDRLQERKVPFKITVSLSPTLLEMFRNTVLNEKLKNYTQKLVELCEKEQERVKTHQEKELANFYRERFLSCLSYLESVGGNLAKGFKKHAESGNIELITCNATHGFLPLMRHQPFAVEAQIAVGVETFAQHFGFKPKGVWLAECGYYSGLDEVLKKYGLGFFFVDSHAFWYADERPYFDVYRPIMTPSGVFAFARDPDSSEQVWSATTGYPGDGRYREFYRDLGFDGDYEYVRPYIDKSGVRVNVGIKYHRITSKETPLDKKCLYSREDAMTAAREHAIDFLNKKLAQVNTLIETFNQPPVIVAPFDTELFGHWWFEGPEFLENFFVEASKQKQLKFATPSEIIERFDSYQVLTPADSSWGNGGYFDTWLNGKNDWIQPHLVEIRDRMKRLAETYFEERDPLKVRVLNQMLRELLLAEASDWPFIITTGTSVEYAVNRIKTHVKRFLDLEQQLVKDNIDGQQLARLEQEDNVFASIDYRLYAGSHIGKEG; encoded by the coding sequence ATGAACGGATACTTCGTGCTCGTGCTTCACTCTCACCTTCCTTACGTGAACCATCCGAACCACGATCTTTATTTGGAAGAAAGATGGTACGTTGAAGCAGTCCTTGAATCTTACATTCCACTTTTGATGATGTTCGACCGCCTCCAAGAAAGAAAGGTTCCCTTCAAAATCACCGTTTCACTCAGTCCCACACTGTTGGAAATGTTCAGAAACACTGTTCTCAACGAGAAGTTAAAGAATTATACTCAGAAACTTGTCGAACTGTGCGAAAAGGAACAGGAGAGGGTGAAAACCCATCAGGAGAAAGAACTTGCGAATTTCTACAGGGAAAGGTTTCTGAGCTGTTTGAGTTACCTCGAATCGGTGGGAGGTAACCTGGCGAAGGGGTTCAAGAAACACGCCGAATCTGGAAACATAGAGTTGATAACCTGCAACGCCACGCACGGTTTCCTACCGTTGATGCGTCATCAACCGTTTGCGGTGGAAGCTCAGATCGCGGTCGGTGTGGAAACATTCGCACAGCACTTCGGCTTCAAACCAAAGGGCGTGTGGCTCGCCGAGTGCGGCTATTATTCTGGCCTGGACGAAGTTTTGAAAAAGTACGGCTTGGGATTCTTCTTCGTCGATTCCCACGCGTTCTGGTATGCCGACGAGCGGCCATATTTCGATGTGTACAGACCCATCATGACACCTTCCGGTGTTTTTGCTTTCGCGAGAGATCCGGATTCGAGCGAACAGGTGTGGAGTGCCACCACGGGATATCCCGGTGATGGCAGATACAGAGAGTTCTACAGAGACCTTGGGTTCGACGGCGATTACGAATACGTAAGGCCTTACATCGACAAGAGTGGTGTGAGGGTGAACGTGGGTATAAAGTACCACAGGATCACATCGAAGGAAACGCCGCTCGACAAGAAATGTTTGTACAGCCGTGAAGATGCCATGACTGCGGCGAGAGAGCACGCGATCGATTTTCTGAACAAGAAGCTGGCGCAGGTGAACACGCTGATCGAAACGTTCAACCAGCCTCCAGTGATAGTGGCTCCTTTCGATACGGAGTTGTTCGGACACTGGTGGTTTGAAGGGCCAGAGTTCCTCGAAAATTTCTTCGTTGAGGCTTCGAAGCAAAAGCAGCTCAAGTTCGCCACGCCTTCTGAAATAATCGAGAGGTTCGACAGTTACCAGGTGCTCACCCCCGCGGATTCTTCCTGGGGCAACGGTGGTTATTTTGACACCTGGTTGAACGGCAAGAACGACTGGATACAGCCACACCTGGTTGAGATCAGAGACAGAATGAAGCGTCTTGCCGAAACGTACTTCGAGGAGAGAGATCCGCTGAAAGTGAGAGTTCTCAACCAGATGCTCAGGGAATTGCTCTTAGCGGAGGCCAGCGACTGGCCGTTCATAATCACAACAGGTACGAGCGTTGAATACGCCGTTAACAGAATAAAAACGCATGTGAAACGCTTTTTAGACCTTGAGCAACAGCTGGTGAAGGATAATATAGATGGACAACAGCTCGCAAGGTTGGAACAAGAAGACAACGTTTTTGCGTCGATCGATTATCGGCTTTACGCTGGTTCACACATCGGGAAGGAGGGATAA
- a CDS encoding DUF4912 domain-containing protein: MTREELEAFLSQNPTIQQVKSLAKRLGLKVKKRMKKSEVFKLLEDYAKSLREEKVDQKPVQAQTDRHVELPQSYGSDRLVLFPVNPHLVFVYWDLSSETYSKLSSQKEVVLRLYDVTYIEFDGTNAHRIFEAGVHLATTRNYYFHVPSSNADYLAELGFKVEGKFFPVLRSNVVHTPSDTPSTSVRQRWCVKGKRTVKVGEPPLKPVERIHISSAAGSGKL; the protein is encoded by the coding sequence GTGACCCGGGAAGAACTCGAAGCCTTCCTCTCCCAGAACCCCACCATTCAGCAGGTCAAATCCCTCGCAAAAAGACTCGGTCTGAAGGTGAAAAAGCGGATGAAAAAGAGCGAAGTTTTCAAATTGCTTGAAGATTACGCAAAGTCGCTGAGAGAAGAGAAGGTTGATCAAAAACCTGTTCAAGCTCAAACCGACCGGCACGTGGAATTGCCACAGTCGTACGGTTCCGACAGACTCGTTCTGTTTCCAGTCAATCCGCATCTGGTTTTTGTGTACTGGGACCTTTCGAGCGAAACTTATTCCAAGCTTTCTTCGCAGAAGGAAGTGGTTCTGAGGCTCTACGACGTGACCTACATAGAGTTCGATGGAACCAACGCTCACCGCATTTTTGAGGCTGGAGTGCACCTTGCAACGACGAGAAATTACTACTTCCACGTACCGTCATCGAACGCGGACTATCTCGCCGAGCTTGGTTTCAAAGTTGAAGGAAAATTCTTCCCTGTTTTGAGATCCAACGTTGTGCATACACCTTCGGACACGCCATCGACTTCCGTACGTCAAAGATGGTGCGTCAAGGGCAAACGCACCGTGAAGGTTGGTGAACCGCCGTTGAAACCCGTCGAAAGGATACACATCTCATCCGCTGCGGGAAGTGGTAAGTTATGA